The genome window CCTTTCGCAAGCCGTTCGCGATCCGCCGTAGCGGCAAGGTCCATCACGGCCGCGGTAAAGACGCGTTCCAATCCCAGCCTCACGGCGTTTTCCCGCGCGGCCGCGACCAGATCCGGCTGCGCGTCCACGCCCGCGCCTTGCAGGCGGGAATCCCCCAAAAGGCAGGCCAGCGCGACAACCCCGCAGCCGCAGCCGAGATCCAGCACGGTCCCCCCTGTTTCCGGCAGGCAGTGCCGCAGGGCGAACGACGCCAGCAACAGGGCGTCCGCCGAAAAACGGAAAGAACCCGGCGGCTGCGCGAGGCCGCGCGGGAAATACGCGCGGGCGCTGTAAACGGCGTCTGTCATGGAGTATGCTTCCTCCCGGCTGGCATGGCGCAACGATACGGCAAGGCGGGCGCGGTGGCAATGCAGCGGACTATTTTGGCGGATATCCGCGTCAAGGCCGTTTTGCCGTGCTGCCGGAAGCCGTTATTGAGAAGGCGCGCCGATTCCTCCGATTTCTCTTGCGGCTTCCTGGGATTTTTTGCTATTTAGCCTGCGCGGGTATGCTCACGGCATGCCCGCGAAACATAAAGGACACCTATTTTATATCCATGAACGACAACGACTTGACGCCGGAAACCGCCCCCGCGGCCAACCACCCCTCCCCCCCCGCTCCCCTGACCATGGAAACGCTGCCGCCTGCTCTTCGCGACGCCGTGACCCGCGCGGGCTGGGACGGCCTGATGGAAGTGCAGGCCAAGGCCCTGCCCTACCTCCTGGCCGGACGGGACATTATGGTCCAGTCCCGCACGGGCAGCGGCAAAACCGGCGCGTTTCTGCTCCCGGCCCTTGAGCGGCTGGACCGTTCCCAGGCAAGCTGCCAGTGCCTTGTGCTGGTGCCAACCCGCGAGCTCGCGCTCCAGGTGGCGCACGAAGCCGAGGTTCTGTTCGGCGAAACAGGCATGCGGAGCGTTGCCGTTTACGGCGGGGTCGGCTACGGCCGCCAGATGGAAGGCCTCAAAAAAGGCGCGCACCTTGTGGTGGGCACTCCCGGCCGCGTGCTGGACCACCTCCTGCGCCGCACCCTGAACCTCGACGCGCTCCGCATGCTGGTCTTTGACGAAGCGGACCGCATGCTCTCCATCGGGTTCTATCCGGATATGAAGGCCGTGCAGCGCTACCTGCCCAAAAAGCGCATCCCCACCCATTTCTTCTCCGCCACCTACCCGCCCCATGTTCTGCGGGTCGCGGGCGAGTTCATGGAAACCGAAGAACTCTTAAGCCTCAGCCGCAAAGAAGTGCACATCGCGTCCATCGAGCACGCCTTTTACGCCGTCAAACCCATGGAAAAAGACCGCGTGCTCGTGCGCGTGCTGGAGTTGGAAAACCCGGCGGCGGCCATCATTTTTTGCAACACCAAGGCCAACGTCCATTACGTGACCGCCCTGCTCCAGGGTTTCGGCTACAACGCGGACGAGCTTTCCGCCGACCTGAACCAAACCAAGCGCGAGGACGTGCTCACACGCCTGCGCAAAGGCGAAGTGCGCTTTCTCGTGGCAACGGACGTGGCGGCGCGCGGCATCGACATCCCGGATCTCTCCCACGTCATCCTCTACGAGCCGCCGGAAGACCACGAATCCTACATCCACCGCGCGGGCAGAACCGCCCGGGCCGGAGCGGACGGCACGGTCATCTCCCTTGTGGACATCATGCAGAAAATGGAGCTCGCGCGCATCGCCAAGCAGTATTCCATCACGCTGACGGAGCGGACCACGCCGAGCGAGGCGGACCTTGCCGCGATCGTCGGCGACAGGCTGACAGCCCTGCTGGAAGCGAAATTCCGCGCCGGCACAAGCCTTGAGCGCGAACGCGTGGAGCGCTTCCTCCCCCTGGCCCGCAGTCTGGCCGAGGATGCGGAAACCCTGCCCCTTCTGGCCATGCTCCTGGACGATATTTACCAGGCCAACCGCCATCCCGTGCTGCCCGGCTCCCCTCTGGACAAAGCCGCCAAACGGCAGGCGGAGCGCCGCGCCCCGGCCAGGGAGGCGTCCTCTGAAAAGGGCGAAAA of uncultured delta proteobacterium contains these proteins:
- a CDS encoding DEAD/DEAH box helicase domain protein; this encodes MNDNDLTPETAPAANHPSPPAPLTMETLPPALRDAVTRAGWDGLMEVQAKALPYLLAGRDIMVQSRTGSGKTGAFLLPALERLDRSQASCQCLVLVPTRELALQVAHEAEVLFGETGMRSVAVYGGVGYGRQMEGLKKGAHLVVGTPGRVLDHLLRRTLNLDALRMLVFDEADRMLSIGFYPDMKAVQRYLPKKRIPTHFFSATYPPHVLRVAGEFMETEELLSLSRKEVHIASIEHAFYAVKPMEKDRVLVRVLELENPAAAIIFCNTKANVHYVTALLQGFGYNADELSADLNQTKREDVLTRLRKGEVRFLVATDVAARGIDIPDLSHVILYEPPEDHESYIHRAGRTARAGADGTVISLVDIMQKMELARIAKQYSITLTERTTPSEADLAAIVGDRLTALLEAKFRAGTSLERERVERFLPLARSLAEDAETLPLLAMLLDDIYQANRHPVLPGSPLDKAAKRQAERRAPAREASSEKGEKGGNGDDGGESGNRRKRRRPRRKGGASDAPGGGGGGDA